catcaagaccaggccttgaatgaaacactgaaaagagcaaaataaatatagaaaaaagGATAAATACAAACTTCTTAGAACTTTTGATGTGTAGGAAACCTTGTCTTTCAGAAAGGAGCAGGTCATGGTAGTTTGAAAAAGCACATGAAAGTGAAGTTACAAAGCAGTcatctctcaggagcaaaaaccaaagtaatacctgtagaagattGGGGTATAAGGCAAGCAgattaagttttgaagttagcctaggtGAGTTTAAGTTGACTGCCttctactcaactctgtcaagaagCAATTATAAGGCACTGTGATGTGCTAAGAATTCCATGGTCTACTTATTGATGAAAGCAGACAATCACCCTGCTTTTGGGAGCAGAAACTGAATATCAATAAAAGTGGGAAAGAACAACAGCATGGCACAAAGAGAGTTGGGAAAGGCTAAGGTTACAAAATTGAAGTTGGCAAGTTAGACTATTTCAGACATTTCATTACATGATGAACCTCTGCTATACTTCTACAAATCCTGCACAATTTGCTGTTTCTTTGAAACATGATATACACGGAAGTCAGGTTTTTCATCACCCTCACGAAACATGGTAGGAGACCACAAGTTATGCCATGCATTTTCCAAACTTTCCAAGGGCACCCTGTCTCATGCTCTTGCAGTACGGCAAATAGCACCCTTACTGGAGAACACCTTTTGAAAATCACATGAACTTGTCCTTATACTGGCACTTAAGAGCATTAAAATTCCTCGGTCCATGGGCTGTATAAGAGAAGTACAATCGAGAGGAATATAAACACTATACACACTGTCTTTTACAGGGTTCTGCATAAGGGTGAACAGAGAAATTGTCCATCACTTAAATGCatactcacatctctctctttctctcttaaagACTGGCAattaccacccccaccacatccaTCCATACACACAATAAACAGCCACTTAAACATCACACACAtctagaaccactcactctcctctcttcctactcatacacataccttacactctagataaaaacttttcactacatctttcatcttttctcccacaccatatattcgtaagacttTCCAcagggaatctctatcaaccctatcatatgttctttctagatctataaatgccacatacaaatcctggtgtttcttaaagtatttctcacacaggtACATTTCTTTAAAGCGAATACTTGATCCAAACATCCCCTAAcatttctggaaccacactgttgCTCTCCAacctgttgctctgtacatgaactcaccttctcaatcaccactctccactACAAATACCCAGGTACACTCCATAAACTTATACTCTGTAGTTCAAGCACTCATTTTTGTCCCacttgcctttgcacaatggcactatatatgcattctgctaatcctctgACACCTCATCaaggtccatacatacagtgaaaatcataactaaccaatcaacaacatagtcacccactttcttaattgcaataccatccacccttGCCACTTTGCCACATATCATcttatgaaaataaaatatatcaatGTGAGTGACTTAGTAAAGCTATTTATCTACAATATTACAAATATGATTAAAGAATATGACAGGAAATATCACATGAAATCTACTTATGGCATCCACATTAATACAGGGCTACCAACTCCAGCCTGAATAGCCCTAATATACCAATATTTATCGACCATGGTGTCATATTATTTCCCACAAAGTATGCGCAGATAGTTGTTTTGGCAATTGTACATAACCAATTGTTGCAATCCTTCCCTATAAGTAACACCCATATTCTTCTCTTTAAATAGCAATTTTATTTGGTCATCCCAACATCTACTACCCTTTCTCAACAGccctcctcccatcttctgtATACTATTCATTTCTCTtccacatgccagcactgcttccctaaatatctcctatttttcacccactcctcttgttttgtttactctcaccttttgccatcctacacccaatctctcctagtatttcttcataaATGTCTCTTCGCCAAGCTCACTGTCTCTATTCCAAAAACACAAATAAAAGCtcttattattcttttatatttcctTCCTTAAACAAAACAAGTCAAGATTAATTCTTACTCGAAACTAAAGGTACAACATTATAAATTAAACCTCTTTTGGGAATCACGTACAACAAGAACTGGAAATGTTCCCTTAACCATGGGTTATGCAGTAACATTAGACTACATTACTCCCATCCATCCCATGCCCTTGTTCTGAAGAGGATAGCTTGTTCAGCTGATTGACATAACTACGGTTCTTTAAATCTCTTAAACCATCTCTCATATATAAAGCAATTTGGCTAATGTTGAAATACAAGACACTATCTAACATATATAAAGGTCATAAAAAGGTACCTCTTACTTAGATATGACAAAAAATTTCCTGTACCTTCAAAACCTGGAATGTCAGGGGCCACCACCATCTCTTCCTGATTTGTCTCAGATTCTGAGGTTTGAATGTCTTCTCCTCGTAATGTAAGGGATTCAAGCTGAGCCTGAGTTCTATGGTCATCATCTTTCATATTGTTTATCTTAATTGTAGCCCTCTCAACAGGTTCATCCAATGAATCTCTTGATGAAGTACTTTTGCTGAGAACACGACTTACTAACTGCAAGGATCCACAAGGGTTCATGGTATATACAGAGTACATCAAGCCATCAGAAGGAGTTGCATCAGACCCTTCCTATttcagaaacagaaaaaaagacaaagttaaaaACATATACCTATCAACAGGCTTTCAATACAGCATAGTTACATTACTGCAAAAATGAATGAGCCAAACTGTCTGACTAAATGAAAACGAGGCATAATTCCATCTTCAGTGGGATGACCAGCCATCCAAATTTTGGGGACAAAATGCAGTGAACAAAAAAGAGGATGCTGCATGTTTACGCTCTATATTGtggaccacagccaccacagggAATTAGTTACTGATACAGTGTACCTTGTGATCCAAAAGAACAAGACTTACCAGATCATCTAATAGTATCTCTCCTTGAGTATCATCTTCCAGTTGTGAAGATGTTGCATAGTCCAAATCCATGTTATCATCCAAAGGTGCATGTAGTGGAGGTGCTAAAATGCATTTGTCTATCTGAGAGTCTGTACCTACACCACTATCTCTTAACTTTACTGTTTCCTTCGATTTTATCTCTTTGATGTCAACATCACTTACAGCCATTTCCACTTCATGGCACTGTGAAGACCCAGGTGAGACTGAATCTGATACACAAGTTATCTCTTGTTTCAGCTGGATTAATGGGGTTGAACTGAGCAATTGAACAAGTTCAGGTGGTTCATAGGATTTCTCCTGAGGAGCTGCATCTGGTCTGTCTTTGGCATCTTCTAATGTTATGGACTTTAGAGGTGCAGATAAGGACCCATGACACTTACATAAAGAGCACAGGCTAGCATCCTCTGTTTGAACCTCCACATTACATATAGGTAACAAAGAGTCATCTAGTTTCATCAAGAGgccctgaaaaaagaaaaaaaaaattaccaaaatttgtgacaaacacacacaagatttTCAATCTGTAATAAGAGAcaaaaatatctatataatataccCCTGATGCATGATGAGATACAGAGAATTCTCATGAATTCCCCTCAGAATTGTAGGGGGTTAAAGTGTTTTAGTTCCTCACAAGCAGCAGCTTTTTCAGATGTTCACATAAGGCTCCGCCTACAAAATAAGAGTAATTTAAAGTCTTCAAAACCTACAGTTTTTCAGAGATTGTCCTATTATTTATTGAAGCTAATGTACTCAACAATTTTGATATGATTTATTTACGAATTAAATCATATCATCTGAAGGATGTGAGTAATATCACCTTTACTCTCTAGATAATATACGGTATTCCAGAAAAATCTGAACAACTATTAACACTTAAATGTAAATGAAACACACAACAAAAATGCTGTTCTAAGTGAAATACCAACTCAGAAAGTTTTATTGACAACAGTTTTCATTTGTTCAGAGGTAGTTAGCCTAATCAGTGTGATGCTAACACCAGAACATGAAATTTCTAAAAGGAGAGATGCAGTGTGTTGCATGATCATTGAGAGCTAATCTGATGCCCAGACTCAAGGTAACTATCGCACTTTGAACCAAAAATTTATCTCTCACCAGTATTCATGAATGGCATCACAAGCTTAGAGCAAAAGGAACTCTTCTTCATAAGACACATTCCAGTCAGTACAGCACAACTGAAGATATGAACTAAGTGTGAATGGCATTTTGTCTCTCACCAGTATTCATGAATGGCATCACAAGTTTATAGCAAAAGGAACTCTTCTTCATACTCTTCTTCATAAGACACATTCCAGTCAGTACAGCACAACTTAAGATATGAAATAAGTGTGAATGGCATTTTGTCACAGTATTAGAAAATCAAATCAGGACTATAAGATTATATTTACCACTTAACCCAATGTTTGTTTTGCTTTACAGCAACCTGTACTTCAGTTCTTTACAAACTTCACTTATTCTATATCATCTTGTCCTACATACTAAATACATAAAGCAACAGAGTTATAGAGTAAATCAAAGATGAAATGGAAGAGGGGAATAAAGAAAATTGTTAGTGAGAGGGCTGAACGGATAACAAAATGTATGAAGTGCAGCGATAAGTTTACCAACCTTCTGCACAACAGGAAAAACAATTAATAATCCAGTAAAATGTATGTACATGAAGAGGGGAGCAAAGTAATGTGTAGGGCTTTGGAAGCCATAAGATATGGTGATAGGAAAAAGTGAGATGGGTATATGAAATAGCAAGGTAAAACTTCTACATCTGAAAAGAAGTATTGCCCAAAATGCATAATCTTTAAACTACATGAACCAAAACTCCACAGAAATCTAATCAGTGGATAAAGAACTAAAATCCAAAATCACTTCCAATGTCTTACCTTCATATTTGTGACAAGCTGTACCAAATGTGCTGCTAAAGATGTCTGAAGACGCATGctaaaacttctcatttccagaaaCTGAACAGTGTAACTACCAATCACACTGCATTCTGACAtctatgattaaaaaaaaaagatattagcaTTAGCAGAAGAGCCATGATCTTCAAAAATCTCAATGGATGGTTACACAAATTTCAAATTATGAAAAACGTAAGGAAAAACCCTACAAGTATAAAATAAGAGTATGTGCTCACAGAGGGTTTACCACACCATTTTACCTCTTTATAAAGTGTATCCatgagtatttcatcttttaaaggcacaaaaaatattatttatttatttattttgctttgtcgctgtctcccgcatttgcgaggtagcgcaaagaaacagaagaaagaaatagcccaacccacccccatacacatgtatatacacacacatccacacatgcaaacctacacacccatacatctcaatgtacacatatacatacacacacagacacatacatatatacccatgcacacaattcacactgcctgcctttattcattcccatcgccacctcgccacacatggaataccatccccctccccgtcatgtgtgcgaggtagcgctaggaaaagataacaaaggccccattcgttcacactcagtctccagtagtcatgcaataatgcccgaaaccacagctccctttccacatccaggccccacacaactttccatggtttaccccagacgcttcacatgccctgattcaatccactgacagcacgtcaaccccggtataccacatcgatccaattcactctattccttgccgctgccagatccactcccagatatctaaaacactttacttcctccagtttttctccattcaaacttacctcccaattgacttgaccctcaaccctactgtacctaataaccttgctcttattcacatttactcttaactttcttctttcacacactttaccaaactcagtcaccagcttctgcagtttctcacatgaatcagccaccagcgctgtatcatcagcgaacaacaactgactcacttcctaagctctctcatccccaacagacttcatacttgcccctctttccaaaactcttgcattcacctccctaacagccccatccataaacaaattaaacaaccacggagacatcacacaccctgccgcaaacctacattcac
This window of the Panulirus ornatus isolate Po-2019 chromosome 1, ASM3632096v1, whole genome shotgun sequence genome carries:
- the LOC139763276 gene encoding uncharacterized protein isoform X1, translated to MASSDVIREAALYLEYFLKGMSECSVIGSYTVQFLEMRSFSMRLQTSLAAHLVQLVTNMKGLLMKLDDSLLPICNVEVQTEDASLCSLCKCHGSLSAPLKSITLEDAKDRPDAAPQEKSYEPPELVQLLSSTPLIQLKQEITCVSDSVSPGSSQCHEVEMAVSDVDIKEIKSKETVKLRDSGVGTDSQIDKCILAPPLHAPLDDNMDLDYATSSQLEDDTQGEILLDDLEGSDATPSDGLMYSVYTMNPCGSLQLVSRVLSKSTSSRDSLDEPVERATIKINNMKDDDHRTQAQLESLTLRGEDIQTSESETNQEEMVVAPDIPGFEEQQLMKSGSRRTKSRKIVASQGNPGGTILTDIVKLGPEDLSSATWCGFCEKEFPSAGSLKVHLSRTHSQVKWCHTCTKTINSEEEMCDHVRECHGDLPFICIMCGQSLRTNAAFQRHMDIHKGLRGSACEICGQTFSRTEYYREHKRIHTGEKPYKCETCKKTFSRSSNLYTHMRIHNNEEQRHICNVCMKSFARADKLKDHMIRHLQIKRYACRLCPKAYNEKRDLTKHLEKVHTGHAGLDT
- the LOC139763276 gene encoding uncharacterized protein isoform X2 encodes the protein MASSDVIREAALYLEYFLKGMSECSVIGSYTVQFLEMRSFSMRLQTSLAAHLVQLVTNMKGLLMKLDDSLLPICNVEVQTEDASLCSLCKCHGSLSAPLKSITLEDAKDRPDAAPQEKSYEPPELVQLLSSTPLIQLKQEITCVSDSVSPGSSQCHEVEMAVSDVDIKEIKSKETVKLRDSGVGTDSQIDKCILAPPLHAPLDDNMDLDYATSSQLEDDTQGEILLDDLEGSDATPSDGLMYSVYTMNPCGSLQLVSRVLSKSTSSRDSLDEPVERATIKINNMKDDDHRTQAQLESLTLRGEDIQTSESETNQEEMVVAPDIPGFEEQQLMKSGSRRTKSRKIVASQGNPGGTILTDIVKTINSEEEMCDHVRECHGDLPFICIMCGQSLRTNAAFQRHMDIHKGLRGSACEICGQTFSRTEYYREHKRIHTGEKPYKCETCKKTFSRSSNLYTHMRIHNNEEQRHICNVCMKSFARADKLKDHMIRHLQIKRYACRLCPKAYNEKRDLTKHLEKVHTGHAGLDT